The following proteins come from a genomic window of Bradyrhizobium paxllaeri:
- the dinB gene encoding DNA polymerase IV gives MVPPDPKHSVSSAPHRKIIHIDMDAFYASVEQRDNPDLRGKPVAVGGSAERGVVAAASYEARQYGVRSAMPSVTAKRQCPDLIFVKPRFEVYKAVSRQIRDIFAEHTPIIEPLSLDEAYLDVTENLQGILLARDVALRIREKIKAETGLNASAGISYNKFLAKLASDHRKPNGQYVISPEMGPAFVETLPVGKFHGIGPATAAKFNAFGIWTGLDIRNQSLAFLQENFGKSGTYYYWISRGVDDRPVRANRIRKSVGAENTFFTDLTEFDAMVAELQSLIEKVWRYCESAGTRGRTVTLKVKFADFEIITRSRSVSAPVANRDDLARLAIGLLEDAMPLSKAVRLLGVSLSSLQGENDTEPQLDFGI, from the coding sequence ATGGTCCCGCCCGATCCGAAACACAGCGTTTCGTCCGCGCCTCACCGCAAGATCATCCATATCGACATGGATGCCTTCTACGCGTCGGTCGAGCAGCGCGACAATCCGGACTTGCGCGGCAAGCCGGTGGCAGTGGGCGGTTCGGCCGAGCGCGGCGTCGTCGCCGCCGCGAGCTATGAAGCCCGCCAGTACGGCGTTCGCTCGGCCATGCCGTCGGTCACCGCGAAACGCCAGTGTCCGGATCTGATCTTCGTCAAGCCGCGTTTCGAAGTTTACAAGGCGGTCAGCCGACAGATTCGCGATATCTTCGCCGAGCACACCCCAATTATCGAGCCACTTTCGCTCGACGAGGCCTACCTCGACGTCACCGAAAACCTGCAAGGCATCCTGCTTGCCAGAGACGTCGCGCTGCGGATCCGAGAGAAGATCAAGGCTGAAACCGGCCTGAACGCGTCGGCGGGCATCTCCTATAACAAGTTCCTGGCGAAGCTCGCCTCCGATCACCGCAAACCCAACGGGCAGTACGTTATCTCGCCGGAGATGGGACCGGCCTTCGTCGAGACGTTGCCGGTCGGGAAGTTTCACGGCATCGGGCCGGCAACCGCCGCCAAATTCAACGCGTTTGGGATTTGGACCGGCCTCGACATTCGCAATCAGTCCCTCGCGTTCCTGCAGGAGAACTTCGGCAAGTCCGGCACCTACTATTACTGGATTTCGCGCGGCGTCGACGACCGCCCCGTGCGGGCCAATCGCATCCGCAAATCGGTCGGCGCCGAAAACACGTTCTTCACCGATCTCACGGAATTCGACGCGATGGTGGCGGAGCTCCAATCGCTGATAGAGAAGGTCTGGCGATATTGCGAGTCGGCGGGCACTCGGGGGCGAACGGTCACACTTAAAGTGAAGTTCGCCGACTTCGAGATCATCACGCGCAGCCGATCCGTGTCTGCGCCCGTCGCGAACCGCGATGATCTCGCGCGCCTGGCGATCGGCCTGCTGGAAGACGCCATGCCCCTTTCAAAAGCGGTCCGCCTCCTGGGAGTGTCGCTGTCTTCCCTGCAAGGTGAGAACGACACGGAGCCGCAACTGGATTTCGGAATTTGA
- a CDS encoding NAD(P)/FAD-dependent oxidoreductase: protein MRVVICGGGVVGACTAYFLSRRGAQVIVVESTEVAAAASGKAGGFLALDWCAGTPLDALARRSFQLHAALPQEIADDWGYRPMTAYGGFVASERDPRRQKPSELDWLSNGVVIASRLSTPETTAIVHPRMFTSAMMRAAQARGAELRRGRATGVVRHTHATTVRDVEVDGEILEADAVVVAMGPWSLLAAEWMSLPAVFGQRSPSLVYDTGADVPPHALFLDYHDETSDMVSVEVFPRADGSTHITALSDVVPLPIDPAAVKPDSEAIGRLQAIAERLSPVFRPERIVARQACFRPVTHDGLPLIGKVPGSEGLYVATGHNVWGILNSPATGEAIAELIADGAAQSVDLAPFDPIRLPALDPSLLRTS, encoded by the coding sequence ATGCGGGTTGTGATTTGCGGTGGCGGCGTAGTGGGCGCCTGCACGGCCTACTTCCTCAGCCGACGCGGCGCCCAAGTGATCGTGGTTGAGAGCACCGAGGTTGCCGCCGCAGCATCTGGAAAGGCCGGCGGATTTCTGGCACTCGACTGGTGTGCCGGCACGCCGTTAGACGCACTGGCCCGACGCAGTTTCCAGCTGCACGCTGCTTTGCCGCAGGAGATCGCCGACGATTGGGGCTATCGTCCCATGACCGCTTACGGCGGCTTCGTCGCTTCCGAGCGCGACCCGCGCCGCCAGAAGCCTTCGGAGCTCGATTGGCTCTCCAACGGGGTTGTTATTGCGTCGCGGTTAAGCACCCCTGAGACGACGGCAATTGTTCATCCCCGCATGTTCACCTCCGCTATGATGCGCGCCGCCCAAGCGCGCGGCGCCGAACTGCGCCGCGGGCGCGCTACTGGCGTGGTGAGGCATACCCACGCGACGACTGTGCGGGACGTCGAAGTTGACGGCGAGATCCTTGAGGCAGACGCCGTCGTTGTCGCCATGGGACCGTGGTCATTGCTGGCGGCGGAATGGATGAGCTTGCCGGCCGTTTTCGGGCAGCGTAGTCCGAGTCTTGTCTACGATACCGGCGCAGACGTTCCCCCACACGCACTATTTCTAGACTATCACGACGAGACCAGCGACATGGTCAGCGTCGAGGTGTTTCCGCGCGCAGACGGCAGCACCCATATTACGGCTCTATCCGACGTGGTCCCGCTGCCGATCGACCCCGCCGCCGTAAAACCGGATTCAGAGGCCATCGGTCGCCTGCAGGCCATCGCCGAACGATTGTCGCCGGTTTTCCGCCCAGAGAGGATCGTCGCGCGGCAAGCCTGTTTCCGACCGGTCACACATGACGGCTTGCCGCTGATAGGCAAAGTCCCAGGCAGCGAGGGGCTCTATGTCGCTACCGGGCACAATGTCTGGGGTATCCTCAACTCACCAGCGACCGGAGAAGCAATTGCCGAATTGATCGCGGATGGCGCAGCACAAAGCGTCGACTTGGCGCCGTTCGACCCGATAAGGCTGCCTGCGCTCGACCCGTCGCTGCTGCGTACGAGTTGA